Proteins encoded together in one Amphiprion ocellaris isolate individual 3 ecotype Okinawa chromosome 14, ASM2253959v1, whole genome shotgun sequence window:
- the LOC111579862 gene encoding gap junction delta-2 protein-like, with protein sequence MGEWTILERLLEAAVQQHSTMIGRWPEKGDQRDVRVALFLLDMILLTVVVIFRILIVGIVGEKVYEDEQIMFICNTMQPGCNQACYDKAFPISHIRYWVFQIILVCTPSLCFITYSVHQSAKARDRSYSLLHPYMDHHGHGHHGRHGHDHHARKLHSRNINGILVHPDSSKEDHDCLEVKEIPNGPRGLPQTHKSAKVRRQEGISRFYVIQVVFRNALEIGFLAGQYFLYGFNVPGMFECDRYPCVKEVECYVSRPTEKTVFLVFMFAVSGICVLLNLAELNHLGWRKIKTAIRGVQARRKSICEVRKKDVSHLSQAPNLGRTQSSESAYSEIRGPEGVALSCSLFLLNVVKSYISDGGVCSIYVGSLVQCTLRCVTEEEEQSTATREHLNSPESYCTKINMANRGPAYGLTREVQSKIDKKYDPELEGRLVQWIIAQCGSGVGQPDQDKTGFQNWLKDGCVLCELINSLYGANKPIKNIKRSGMAFKQMEQISLFLNAAEKYGITKTDMFQTVDLYEGKDLAAVQRTLMALGSLAVTKDDGNYKGDPSWFHRMAQENRRDFSEEQLNEGRNVIGLQMGTNKGANQAGMTGYGRPRQIINNP encoded by the exons gaTCCTGCTGACAGTGGTGGTGATCTTCCGTATCCTAATAGTCGGCATAGTGGGGGAGAAAGTGTATGAAGATGAGCAAATCATGTTCATCTGCAACACCATGCAGCCTGGCTGCAACCAGGCCTGCTATGACAAGGCCTTTCCGATCTCTCACATCCGCTACTGGGTGTTTCAGATCATCTTGGTGTGCACACCGAGCCTGTGCTTCATCACATACTCTGTTCATCAGTCTGCCAAAGCGCGTGATCGAAGCTACTCTCTGCTGCATCCTTACATGGATCACCATGGTCACGGTCACCATGGTCGCCATGGTCATGACCATCATGCTCGCAAGCTTCACTCTCGCAATATCAATGGCATCCTGGTGCATCCCGACAGCAGCAAGGAGGATCATGACTGCTTGGAGGTCAAGGAGATCCCTAACGGGCCACGAGGACTCCCTCAAACACACAAGAGTGCTAAAGTGCGACGCCAAGAAGGCATCTCCCGTTTCTACGTCATCCAGGTGGTGTTCCGCAACGCACTGGAGATTGGCTTCTTGGCCGGCCAGTACTTCCTGTATGGCTTCAATGTGCCAGGGATGTTTGAGTGTGATCGCTACCCGTGTGTGAAGGAGGTGGAGTGTTACGTGTCTCGGCCCACAGAAAAGACTGTGTTTCTGGTCTTCATGTTTGCAGTAAGCGGCATATGTGTGCTGCTCAACCTGGCTGAGCTCAACCACCTTGGCTGGAGGAAGATAAAGACGGCCATCCGAGGCGTGCAGGCCCGAAGAAAGTCAATCTGCGAAGTGCGCAAGAAGGATGTTTCACACCTGTCCCAGGCCCCAAACCTGGGCAGGACCCAGTCTAGTGAGTCAGCCTAC AGTGAAATAAGAGGACCTGAAGGCGTCGCTCTCTCTTGCTCCCTCTTTCTGCTGAATGTGGTGAAGTCATATATTTCAGACGGGGGTGTTTGCTCTATTTATGTTGGCAGTCTTGTACAGTGCACCCTGCGCTGTgttacagaagaagaagagcagagCACAGCCACACGAGAACACCTGAATTCACCTGAGAGCTACTGCACAAA GATCAACATGGCGAACAGAGGTCCTGCCTATGGTCTGACCCGCGAGGTTCAGAGTAAGATTGATAAGAAGTACGACCCGGAACTGGAGGGAAGGCTGGTGCAGTGGATCATTGCCCAGTGTGGCTCTGGAGTCGGTCAGCCTGATCAAGACAAGACCGGCTTCCAAAACTGGCTCAAGGATGGATGT GTGCTTTGTGAGCTCATTAACAGCCTGTACGGAGCCAACAAGCCAATCAAGAACATCAAGCGCTCTGGCATGGCCTTCAAGCAGATGGAGCAAATCTCATTGTTCCTCAATGCTGCTGAAAAATATGGAATCACCAAAACGGACATGTTCCAGACTGTAGACCTCTATGAGG GCAAAGACCTGGCTGCCGTCCAGAGGACCCTGATGGCTCTGGGTAGTTTGGCTGTCACAAAGGATGATGGGAATTACAAAGGAGACCCTAGCTGGTTCCATAG AATGGCGCAGGAGAACAGGAGGGATTTCTCAGAGGAGCAGCTAAACGAAGGCAGAAATGTCATCGGGCTGCAAATGGGCACAAATAAAGGAGCAAATCAAGCCGGCATGACAGGTTACGGACGACCACGGCAGATCATCAACAACCCCTGA